In Marisediminicola antarctica, one DNA window encodes the following:
- a CDS encoding TetR/AcrR family transcriptional regulator — translation MSVVDSSPTAQRAPELPSPGAKQRILETANRLFYEEGINSVGVDKLISSSSVTKATFYKHYGAKDRLILEYLRGQHRLVEELLDGIIAAARRPEDAVLGLIDTIVAEIHTSGFRGCAFINAAAEFSDPRHPVRDIVSSHRDWYTGRLTDLLRDGKHPMPGDAADELMLARDGAMSGAYAGDPVSATAALQRVSARIVTEAGR, via the coding sequence GTGTCGGTCGTTGATTCTAGTCCGACCGCACAGCGTGCCCCGGAGCTCCCCTCACCCGGCGCCAAGCAGCGCATCCTCGAGACCGCCAACCGGCTCTTCTACGAAGAGGGAATCAACTCGGTCGGCGTCGACAAGCTCATCAGCTCGTCGTCCGTCACCAAGGCGACTTTCTACAAGCACTACGGTGCGAAGGACCGGCTGATCCTGGAGTACCTCCGCGGCCAGCACCGACTTGTCGAGGAACTGCTCGACGGAATCATCGCGGCCGCGCGGCGGCCCGAGGATGCCGTGCTCGGATTGATCGACACGATTGTGGCTGAGATCCACACGTCTGGCTTCCGCGGCTGCGCGTTCATCAACGCCGCAGCCGAATTTTCGGATCCCCGCCACCCGGTGCGGGACATCGTCTCCTCCCATCGCGACTGGTACACCGGCCGCCTCACCGACCTGCTGCGCGACGGGAAGCATCCGATGCCCGGCGATGCCGCAGACGAGCTCATGCTCGCCCGCGATGGCGCCATGAGCGGGGCCTATGCGGGCGATCCGGTCTCGGCTACGGCTGCGTTGCAGAGAGTTTCCGCGCGGATAGTGACCGAGGCCGGGCGCTAG
- a CDS encoding aldo/keto reductase — protein sequence MSAERATANGFPAPDVVEQSPATGPIPLRRRRVGASELRVFPVGLNGPGSTVGTDAVFDILDTYSALGGNFIDTDASNEGRSEAVIGRWMSSRGARSSVILAATVGSRADSPGVAHTAISKAVDLSLERLQTDYLDLLLLDLDDAAVPFEETLLAVDGLVRAGKVRYAGTAAHDANRLVEARVIAGMLGVAPLVAAQCDYGLANRHEFEGAVASVIVEQGLGALPRVPVLAPMSAMRRRRILVALDRIAREHHVALATIAFAWLLSKPGVCAPVSTVSNVHQLLEVVAATTVQLTRHQVAELDRASE from the coding sequence GTGAGCGCGGAGCGGGCGACCGCCAATGGGTTCCCCGCGCCGGACGTCGTCGAGCAGAGTCCGGCGACCGGGCCTATTCCGCTCCGCCGGCGACGGGTCGGCGCGTCAGAGCTGCGAGTGTTTCCCGTCGGCCTCAACGGACCCGGATCCACCGTCGGCACCGACGCCGTGTTCGACATCCTCGACACCTACAGTGCTCTCGGCGGCAACTTCATCGACACCGACGCCTCCAACGAGGGCCGCAGCGAGGCCGTCATCGGGCGTTGGATGAGCTCGAGGGGAGCACGATCGAGCGTCATCCTCGCCGCGACGGTGGGGTCGAGGGCCGACAGCCCTGGCGTGGCGCACACGGCAATCTCCAAAGCGGTCGACCTCTCGCTCGAGCGTTTGCAGACCGACTACCTCGACCTCCTCCTCCTCGACCTCGACGACGCCGCAGTGCCGTTCGAGGAGACGCTGCTCGCCGTCGACGGCCTCGTCCGCGCCGGCAAGGTGCGCTACGCCGGCACGGCCGCGCACGACGCGAACCGGCTCGTCGAGGCTCGTGTCATCGCCGGGATGCTCGGGGTCGCCCCGCTCGTGGCGGCGCAGTGCGACTACGGCCTCGCGAACCGGCACGAGTTTGAGGGCGCGGTGGCGAGCGTGATCGTCGAGCAGGGGCTCGGGGCGCTGCCTCGGGTGCCGGTCCTCGCGCCGATGTCCGCGATGCGCCGCCGCAGGATTCTCGTGGCCCTCGACCGAATAGCGCGCGAACACCACGTTGCGCTCGCGACGATCGCATTCGCCTGGCTCCTCTCCAAGCCCGGGGTCTGCGCCCCGGTGTCCACGGTCTCCAACGTCCACCAGTTGCTCGAGGTGGTCGCCGCGACGACTGTGCAGCTCACCCGGCATCAGGTTGCCGAGCTCGACCGGGCATCCGAATAA
- a CDS encoding histidine phosphatase family protein — MSHFLYLVRHGEQRDAQHGLPDGPLSARGERQARAIADRLSGVPFTGAWHSPLEGPSETARIMTESMPSLDPQPSALLFDCIPSGPTPDMPQGFKPFFGSVSDAQIEAGQAQMTDAAAEWLTPSREDRHDLLITHNFVIAWFVREVFAAPAWRWLGTNQANAGLTIIRVRSVKSPELITHNDLAHLPAELRTGLPVPQPI; from the coding sequence ATGTCGCACTTCCTCTACCTCGTTCGCCACGGCGAGCAGCGCGATGCGCAGCACGGCCTTCCCGACGGGCCCCTCTCGGCGAGGGGGGAACGTCAGGCGAGGGCGATCGCCGACCGGCTGAGCGGGGTGCCGTTCACCGGTGCCTGGCACTCCCCGCTCGAGGGTCCGTCCGAGACGGCACGCATCATGACGGAGAGCATGCCGAGCCTCGACCCGCAGCCGTCCGCGCTGCTGTTCGACTGCATCCCCTCGGGCCCGACGCCCGACATGCCGCAGGGGTTCAAGCCGTTCTTCGGCTCGGTCAGCGATGCGCAGATCGAGGCCGGTCAGGCGCAGATGACGGATGCCGCGGCGGAGTGGCTCACCCCGAGCCGCGAAGACCGCCATGACCTCCTGATCACCCACAACTTCGTGATTGCATGGTTCGTGCGCGAGGTCTTCGCGGCGCCTGCCTGGCGCTGGCTGGGCACCAACCAGGCCAACGCCGGGCTCACGATCATCCGGGTCCGCTCGGTCAAGTCGCCCGAACTCATCACGCACAACGACCTCGCGCACCTGCCGGCTGAGCTGCGCACCGGGCTGCCGGTGCCGCAGCCCATCTAG
- a CDS encoding aldo/keto reductase — MEIPPASKSEATREVTAAVARDVTGSFPLALDGSTFGWTAGVDETAGILARFADAGGRLVCTADHYAGGRSEVMIGHWLGTLPDRSSAIVATKIGRHPDSPGLSARSIVRATDASLYRLATDYIDILSFDGEHPETPIDESLEAVDMLRRAGKVRHLSASGYTATRIAQVQALAASAAYPVFRTAVAEYNLLKRGAFERELAPTLRSLGIGGITRFPLANGLLASEERGRLIHTDGPAIDHVGRHSARVREAVRRVAEEHNVPLRCIALAWVMCQSEVAAVMVRARDVDQLEGQLEALPVRLTRHQLSTLNRVSA; from the coding sequence GTGGAGATTCCCCCCGCCTCGAAGAGCGAGGCGACCCGAGAGGTCACCGCCGCCGTGGCTCGTGACGTGACAGGATCGTTCCCGCTGGCGCTCGATGGGAGCACCTTCGGCTGGACGGCTGGGGTCGATGAGACCGCCGGAATCCTCGCCCGGTTCGCGGATGCCGGGGGCCGACTCGTCTGCACCGCCGACCACTACGCCGGAGGGCGCAGCGAGGTGATGATCGGGCACTGGCTCGGCACGCTGCCGGATCGGTCGAGCGCGATCGTCGCGACCAAGATTGGTCGGCATCCCGACTCGCCCGGACTCAGCGCCCGCTCGATCGTGAGGGCGACGGACGCGTCGCTGTACCGCCTCGCGACCGACTACATCGACATCCTGTCGTTCGACGGCGAGCATCCGGAGACGCCCATCGATGAGAGCCTCGAGGCCGTCGACATGCTGCGGCGTGCCGGCAAGGTGCGCCACCTCTCGGCATCCGGCTACACCGCCACCCGCATCGCGCAGGTGCAGGCGCTCGCGGCGTCGGCCGCCTACCCCGTCTTCCGCACCGCCGTCGCCGAGTACAACCTGCTGAAGCGGGGGGCGTTCGAGCGGGAGCTCGCGCCCACGCTGCGGAGCCTCGGAATCGGCGGGATCACCAGGTTCCCGCTCGCCAACGGTCTGCTCGCGAGCGAGGAACGCGGACGTCTGATCCACACCGACGGTCCGGCGATCGACCATGTGGGGCGCCACAGCGCACGGGTGCGCGAAGCGGTGCGCCGCGTGGCGGAGGAACACAATGTGCCACTGCGCTGCATCGCCCTCGCCTGGGTGATGTGTCAAAGCGAGGTGGCCGCCGTGATGGTCCGAGCGCGTGACGTCGACCAGCTCGAGGGCCAACTCGAGGCGCTGCCGGTGAGGCTCACTCGACACCAGCTGTCGACTCTCAACCGGGTCTCGGCGTGA
- a CDS encoding M16 family metallopeptidase, translating to MNGAVQLPLDLADLSVAASGDSLVRRTVLPSGVRILSERVPGARSATVGYWVAVGSRDEAPGTFGSTHFLEHLLFKGTPTRSALDIAVSFDAVGGEHNAMTAKEYTCYYARVQDRDLPMAVEVIADMLTSSLLDEEEFETERGVIVEELAMADDDPSDVASERLFEAVFGTHPLGWPIGGSAETIGAATRDGVWNHYRANYRAQDLVVTVAGAVDHDELVAGVERALVAAKWDLSIEGDPVERRAATGTLIERGSPLVVVQRPIEQANVLLGVGGIPSTDPRRSTMAVLNSAFGGGMSSRLFQEVREKRGLAYSVYSFSPSYSDAGLFGIYAGCSPAKLEQVCDIMLSEFALLAKDGITEDELARAVGQLSGASALALEDSDTRMSRLGRSEITLGEFADLDESLRRLALVTVDDVRELAVDLAARPLSIAAVGTIDESVLAGLSTIN from the coding sequence ATGAATGGCGCAGTGCAGTTACCCCTCGACCTGGCCGACCTGTCCGTTGCCGCATCCGGCGACTCACTCGTGCGGCGGACAGTGCTTCCGAGCGGAGTGCGCATCCTCAGTGAGCGCGTTCCGGGCGCGCGCAGCGCGACGGTGGGCTACTGGGTCGCCGTCGGCTCCCGCGACGAAGCGCCCGGCACCTTCGGGTCGACCCACTTTCTTGAGCACCTCCTGTTCAAGGGCACACCGACGAGGAGCGCCCTCGACATCGCGGTGAGCTTCGACGCCGTCGGCGGCGAGCACAACGCCATGACCGCCAAGGAGTACACGTGCTACTACGCGCGGGTGCAGGACCGCGACCTTCCAATGGCAGTGGAGGTGATCGCCGACATGCTCACCTCCTCCCTGCTGGACGAGGAGGAGTTCGAGACCGAGCGCGGCGTGATCGTCGAGGAGCTCGCGATGGCCGACGACGACCCGTCGGATGTCGCGAGCGAGCGCCTCTTCGAGGCCGTCTTCGGCACGCATCCGCTCGGGTGGCCGATCGGCGGGAGCGCCGAGACGATCGGCGCCGCGACGCGCGATGGCGTCTGGAACCACTATCGCGCGAACTACCGTGCCCAGGATCTCGTCGTCACGGTCGCCGGAGCCGTCGACCATGACGAACTCGTCGCCGGCGTCGAGCGTGCCCTCGTCGCCGCGAAGTGGGATTTGTCGATCGAAGGCGATCCCGTCGAGCGCCGCGCCGCGACCGGCACCCTGATCGAGCGCGGCTCGCCCCTGGTCGTCGTCCAGCGGCCGATCGAGCAGGCCAATGTGCTGCTGGGAGTCGGCGGCATCCCCTCGACCGACCCACGTCGCTCCACCATGGCGGTGCTCAACTCGGCCTTCGGAGGGGGCATGTCCTCGCGCCTGTTCCAAGAGGTGCGCGAGAAGCGCGGCCTGGCCTACTCGGTCTACTCCTTCTCTCCCAGCTACTCCGACGCTGGCCTGTTCGGCATCTACGCCGGATGCTCACCCGCCAAGCTCGAGCAGGTCTGCGACATCATGCTGTCCGAGTTCGCGTTGCTCGCGAAGGACGGCATCACCGAGGACGAGCTGGCGCGCGCCGTCGGCCAGCTGAGCGGTGCATCCGCCCTCGCGCTTGAAGACTCCGACACCCGCATGTCGAGGCTCGGCCGCTCGGAGATCACCCTCGGCGAGTTCGCCGACCTCGACGAGTCACTGCGCCGGCTCGCGCTCGTCACGGTCGACGATGTGCGCGAACTCGCCGTAGACCTGGCCGCGCGCCCACTCTCCATTGCCGCCGTCGGCACCATCGACGAGTCGGTTCTCGCCGGCCTCTCCACCATCAACTAG